Part of the Kitasatospora sp. NBC_00374 genome is shown below.
ACGACTCAGCCGGCGTCCGGCCGGGTCACAGCCGCTGCCACAGGGCCGGGACGTTCGGCGGCTCCCAGCCGGTGAACGCGGTGTGCCCCTGGAGGCAGCGGTAGGCGGCGCCGCCGTAGGTGACCTGGTCACCGGCCCGGTACGTGGTGCCCGCCCGCCAGGTGCCGCCGGCGGGGCCGGTGGGGGTCGGCGAAGGCGAGGGGGTCTGGGCGACGTCGAGGACGAAGTCGAAGCTGCCCTCCTTGGCCGGGCCGACCTGGCGGACGTTCATCAGCAGCGCCGGGTCGTAGATGCCGTCCGTGCTGTTGCGCGGCTCGCCCGGGAAGTAGAGCTGGGTGGTGAGCACCGGGCGTCCGGGGGCCTGGGCCTTGACGTGGATGTGCCGGGTGCGGCCCGGGTAGAGGCCGGGCACGATGGTGGTCAGGCTGAACGCGCCCTGGGCGTCGGTGAACTGGTGGCCACGGAAGGCGAAGCCGGCGTTGTCGTAGGCGCCGTTGGTGTCCGCCTGCCAGAAGTCAAGCAGCACACCGGGGATCGGCCGGCAGGCCCGCCCGAAGACGTACCCGGTGACGGTCAGCCGGGTGCCGGGGGTGCTCGCGGTCACCAGTGAGCTGCGCAGCGGGGAGTCGGGCTTGAAGTACGGGCCCTCGGTCTGCTCGATGGTGGGGTGGTCGCCGTCGTCGCAGGTGGGGGTGAGGGCGGGCGGGTTGGCTCCGCCGTCCCGGGCGAGGGCGACACCGCCGCCGATCAGCAGTGGTGCGGCGCCGGCCAGCACGGCCGCCCTGAGCAGCGTCTTGCGGCTCAACTGGCGGTCGGCCGACGGGTCGTGGGGGGTCGAGGCGTTCACGGTCGATGCTCTCCTTCGGTACGGGCCGGACCGCCCTGCCAGGGTCATGACATATGGAGAGCCATGGTGGGGGCCCGGCAGGGCGGCGTTGTGGGGGGGGTCGGCTACGAAGGTACGGGCCCGGCCGGACACCCGTCGATGGACCTGACCCCGGGATCGTGGTGATTTCCTCCGGCCCTGGCACGGAACTCCCCCGGCGTCACACCCACTTCACGACGGAAGAACCGGCAGAAGTAGGACGGGTCCGGGAAACCCGCCTGCGCCGCGACCTGGCGGACCGTCAACTCGGTTGCCACCAGCAGCCGTTTGGCCTCCAGCGTCTGCTGCTGGCGGATCAGCAGCGCCGGGGTCCGGCCGGTCGCCTCCTTGACCAGCTCGTGCAGCCGCCCGGTCGAGACGCCGAGCTCGCGGGCGAAGGACCCGACGGTGCGGTCGGCCCGGCCCGGGTCCGTGATCAGCCGGCCGAACCGGGTGGCCAGCTCCGCCGCCCGCGGCGGCGCCGGGCGCCCCGACGGCCCCGGGGCGGAGGCCCGCAGGGCCCGGACCAGCAGCACGTGCAGGTAGGCCTGCAGCACGCCGGGGAAGCCGGCCTCGCCTGCCCGGTGCTCGCGCTGCATCTCGCCGAGCAGCCCGGTGAGCGCCCGGTCCTGCGCCCGGTCGGGGCGCAGCCACGGCCGGGCGGCCAGCAGCCGCAGCAGGTCGACGTCCTCGGGGTGCCTGAGCAGGAAGTCCTCGTTGAAGAGCAGCACCCAGCCGCTCAGCCCGGAGACGTCCGCCCAGTGGTGCACCTGGCCGGGCAGCAGCACCCACAGGTGCGGCGGGTCCAGCGGCCACTCGACCAGGTCGAGGACGTGCGAGCCGCGGCCCCCGGTCACGTAGACCAGCTCGTAGAAGGAGTGGCGGTGCGCAAAGCCCGCCCGGGAGAGTGGGCCGATGGTGTCGAAGGAGCCCAGGGCGAAGGGCAGCACACCTGGCGCGGGGACCTCCAGGTTGTGCAGCGGCACCTGGCTCCTGGGCTGCCGAAGGGTCCTCAGGTCGGTCACCGCGCCAGTCTCACCCGGCGGCCGGGCGCCGTCCAGAGCGGCCCCGGCCGGGACGCCCTTCCGCTCCGACTACGGACGGGTAACATCGCCGACGGACGCAGCTCCCCCGCCCCCCACGACGAAGGACCTCCGATGGCCAAGCAGCCCGAGATCGGTTCCGCCGCACCCGAGTTCACCCTGCCCGGACTGCTGCTCGACGGGGACGTGGCCGAGCGCCGCGACTACCGCCTCGGCGAGGCCAAGGGCAGCCCGCTGGTGCTGGTCTTCTACCCGGGCGACGACACCGCCGTGTGCACCAAGCAGCTCTGCTCGTACACCTCGGACCTCGACCGCTTCAAGGGTCTGGGCGCCACCGTCTGGGGCATCAGCCCGCAGGGCCTGGACAGCCACGAGGCGTTCGCCCGCAAGCACCGGCTGGCCTTCCCGCTGCTGGCCGACACCGAGCGCACCGTCGCCACCGCGTTCGGCATCGCGGTGCCGGGGCTCGGCCTGCGCCGTTCCGTCTTCATCCTGGACGGGGACGGCTCCGTGCGCTGGAAGCACGTGGCCCTGATGGGGCTGACCTTCCAGAACAGCGACACCCTCGCCGAGCAGCTCGCCGCGCTGGGCTGACCGGGCCCCCGGCCGGCGGCTCAGACGCGGTCCTCCGGCAGCCGGGCGGCGGTGCGGACGGTGCGCCCGGGCGAGGCCTCCGGGGCCGCCGTCCAGGCGAGCAGCAGCCGCAGGGCGTCCTCGGAGGGGCTGCCGGGCTCGGCGGCGTAGGTGATCAGTGCCTGGGTCGGGTCGTCGGCGGCCCGCAGGGTCTCGTAGGTCAGTTCGAGGCCGCCGACCACCGGGTGGTGGAACCGCTTCAGCCCGGAGGTCTTGTCCTGCACCGGGTGTTCGGCCCACCAGCTGCGGAACTCCCGGCTCTTCACGACGAGTTCGCCGATCAGCTCGCGCAGCCCGGGATCGTCGGGGTGGCGGCCGGCCTCCAGGCTCAGGTAGGCGACGTTCTCCCGTGCGCAGGTCCCCCAGTCGGCGTACAGGGAGCGGGATTCGGGGCGCAGGAAGGTGATCCTGGCGATGTTGCGCGCCGCCGGGTCCATCGCGTCGAAGTCGCCGAG
Proteins encoded:
- a CDS encoding carbohydrate-binding protein encodes the protein MTLAGRSGPYRRRASTVNASTPHDPSADRQLSRKTLLRAAVLAGAAPLLIGGGVALARDGGANPPALTPTCDDGDHPTIEQTEGPYFKPDSPLRSSLVTASTPGTRLTVTGYVFGRACRPIPGVLLDFWQADTNGAYDNAGFAFRGHQFTDAQGAFSLTTIVPGLYPGRTRHIHVKAQAPGRPVLTTQLYFPGEPRNSTDGIYDPALLMNVRQVGPAKEGSFDFVLDVAQTPSPSPTPTGPAGGTWRAGTTYRAGDQVTYGGAAYRCLQGHTAFTGWEPPNVPALWQRL
- a CDS encoding AraC family transcriptional regulator encodes the protein MTDLRTLRQPRSQVPLHNLEVPAPGVLPFALGSFDTIGPLSRAGFAHRHSFYELVYVTGGRGSHVLDLVEWPLDPPHLWVLLPGQVHHWADVSGLSGWVLLFNEDFLLRHPEDVDLLRLLAARPWLRPDRAQDRALTGLLGEMQREHRAGEAGFPGVLQAYLHVLLVRALRASAPGPSGRPAPPRAAELATRFGRLITDPGRADRTVGSFARELGVSTGRLHELVKEATGRTPALLIRQQQTLEAKRLLVATELTVRQVAAQAGFPDPSYFCRFFRREVGVTPGEFRARAGGNHHDPGVRSIDGCPAGPVPS
- a CDS encoding peroxiredoxin: MAKQPEIGSAAPEFTLPGLLLDGDVAERRDYRLGEAKGSPLVLVFYPGDDTAVCTKQLCSYTSDLDRFKGLGATVWGISPQGLDSHEAFARKHRLAFPLLADTERTVATAFGIAVPGLGLRRSVFILDGDGSVRWKHVALMGLTFQNSDTLAEQLAALG
- a CDS encoding helix-turn-helix transcriptional regulator; the encoded protein is MTATTALSDFLRSRRARLLPQDLGLPVVGRRRVAGLRREEIAELAGVSVDYYTRMEQGRVRNASPAVLGALARALRLDEDETRHLHRIARPAGTPRGPRPGAERPQRVRPMLRTLLRSLPDLPSLVMGRRMEVLAWNRAASALLGDFDAMDPAARNIARITFLRPESRSLYADWGTCARENVAYLSLEAGRHPDDPGLRELIGELVVKSREFRSWWAEHPVQDKTSGLKRFHHPVVGGLELTYETLRAADDPTQALITYAAEPGSPSEDALRLLLAWTAAPEASPGRTVRTAARLPEDRV